From the genome of Symphalangus syndactylus isolate Jambi chromosome 13, NHGRI_mSymSyn1-v2.1_pri, whole genome shotgun sequence:
tcagcctgtcatagtggcacgtgcctttaatcccagctactcgggaggctgaggcaggagaatcacttgaacctgggaggcagaggttgtggtgagctgagatcgcgccattgcactccagcctgggcaacaaaagctaaactctatctcaaaaaattaaagaaaaaaaaaaaaagaatgctgtttgttgaccatttgatCGGCTAGTGTTGGTGCTTCCTGGTGGGCCAGgagagccctgccccaccccccacccattcCAGTAGACATGGCATAAGAGTGATTCTCACTTTTTCTCTAGCCTCTTTATTTATtggctgaaatgatttttttttatgtgtcttactAATGTTTCCATAGTACAAAATGAATTGACTTTTACAGTGACTCTTTTGGGGATTGTTACCCAGAATTTGTTTGAACTCCTAAAAAATGGAAGTATGCCGAgcacaatggcacatgcctgtaatcccagcactctgggaggtcgaggcgggcggatcaccagatgtcaggagttgaagagcagcttgaccaatgtggtgaaaccccaactctactgaaaatataaaaattagccaagtatggtggggtgcacctgtagacccagctacttgggaggctgagacacgagaattgcttgaacctgggaggcggaagttgtagtgagatgagctgagatggtcccattgcactccagcctggatgacagagggagattgtgtctcaaaaaaaaaaagggggcagcaTATGAGATGTTGTGAGAGAGTTTCTATTTGTGACTCCCCTATAATAGTCCAAAGAGACCACCTCTGGGGATCTATTCACAAAAGACTCCTTAGAAGTGCAAACTCATGCATTTGAGAAACGCTGGGGGAAATCTGAAGATGACCTGTGGTGGGGGTATAAATGGACTCGTAGATGTCTTTTGTgattgtttgagtgtgtgtgtgtgtgtgtgtgtgtgtgtgtgtgtgtgtgtgctgttatcTGTGGAGTGGCGGATGCTCTTTTGCCTGGAGAAAGCTCCTCTCAATCCACTTACTGTGGGCTCTACCATCTGTGCCTTGtacccaacagaaataaaacaatttgctgtagaaatggagttttatttcattttactttatttattattataattatttttagagcgggtctcactctgtcactcaggatggagtgcaatggcacgatctcagatcactgcaacctctgcttcctggactgaaggcatcctccctcctcagcctctggagtggggagatcccacacctgcctagtttttgcattgtgtctagatatggggtttcctcatgttgcccaggctggtttccatctcctgggctctagtgatcagcgcccctcagcctcccgatgtgctgggtttacaagtgggAAGTACTGGGCGTGGGCAGAAATggagatttagttttctttttttttgagacagggtctttcactctcgtccaggctggagtgcagtggagtgacctcggctcactgcaggctctgcctcctgtcttcacgccattctcctgcctcggcctcccgagtagctgggactacgcgcgcccgccgccacacccagctgatttttttgtatttgttttttcgtagagatggggtttcgctgtgttagctaggaaggtctcgatctcctgacctcgtgatccacccgcctcggtctccggaagtgctgggatgacaggcatcagccacctcgcccggcccagaAATGGAGATTTTTGGGCAAACACATTAAAGCAAATAAACGCAAATAGACgaaaatcattttaacatttttatttaacccaagaaATACAGATAGAATCAACAGCAATAGAATTTACATTGCAGTGATGAATAAGATACATGCTACAAGGCTTCATTATCTGATGCAAAATCTAGTATGTGTTTTACAGCAAACCTCAATTGGAAACTGAATGTCGATCACACAGGCTTGATGTGCGTGTCAATTTCATGAGAGTTACAATCTCGGGATAAGTCTCACATAGCCTAAGAGTCCAAACATACCTTCAAGTGTTCCAACAACTTATTCACTACTCATTCTTAGAActgaatttacaaacaaaaatcccagcccATTCATTGCTGAATTGCATCCCATTGAAAGAATGGGTCACAGTTCCTGTTTCTAGTCACTGCTGAGTGACATTAAAGTGCCTTCCATGTTTTGGCGATGGTGAGGACAGGTGCTAGAAGCCTCTGCCCTCAACCTTGTCCACATGAGTTCTAATTTCTTTAGAACAACTATCTCAGGGTGGGAAAGATGGTTCCAAGAAGTGCCTATTGCATTGattaggaatcaatgaaactcttTCTCCCTGCGGGTTGTCCCATTTGGATTTCAACCGGCACTGTCAGAGcgttccactttctccacatgctctgcaGCGCTTGGGACGGTCAGGCATTGTCATGGTGGCTTCTCTAAGAGCTTCTCGGTTGTATTTCAAGGTGTATTTGACATACATTTCCCCGGGGAGGGATACTGAACACTTTCTGAAgtgtttgtttgcatcctctttgaGGAAATGTCTGCTCAAGTCTCTTGCTGGGTTTTGAACAGAATCGTTTGTTTGTTCCATTGGAGTATTGACAAGTCTCCGTGTATTCTGGGTATGAGCAGTCCTTGCGTGtatagatttgcaaatattttgtgccCCAATCTCAAGGTTGCTCTTTTATACAAATCAAGAGCATCTGAGGCAGAGCAAAGGTTCAGGTGAGAGGACGGAGCATTTCTCCACCTCTCCAGCTCGCGCAGCATCTCTCCTCCGAGGAGCAGAGACACCTGTGCAGGCAGACACCATGAAAACGCAGGCGTGCTTCATTCTGAACAGAGCATCTCTGATTGCCATCTGGTGCCTGAGGGTTCACGGCCCATCAGCCTGAGAAGAGACGTCTTCGGGCCTTGCACATTGGCCTCCATAGAACCTCGTGGCAGATTGTGGGCTCCGGACTGGGTGAGGGAGGTAGAGGTCTGAGGGCAGAGTTGGGCAGGGGCTCCAGGCCATGGAGATCCAAGTTGAATTCTTCAGGCAGAGCCTGTCTCCAGGGCCTAGGCTTGGGCATTTGGGACGAGCCCTGGGGCACAGCGGCTCTGTAGCAAGGTTTGAGGTAGAGGACACGCCGGGAAGAAGGGCCGATTCCATGCACAAGGTTTGACGGGGGTCCCATCACGGGCAGGAAGCCTTGGGGAGCCTCACTCTCTTTTACTGAAGGCGCCACGCACACATTCTCTGCTCTCTGGGCTCTCACAGATCCATTTTCAATGTCAATCTCCCAGACAGTCTCTGTGCTCGTGAACAGGAGCCAGCGGGCATGGGCAGGGTACAAGAGATCCTTCAAGGACATCAGGACTTGCTCAGGGACCACCAGGAGGAGCACACTGACGAGGCTGAGTCGCAGGGCTCCCTGTGGGTCCAGCAGCAAGACCTCCTCTCCCAGCCGCAGGTGCAGGAGCATTCCTGGTTCCAGGACCACGATGATCAGCTTCCTGTGGGGAAGCTGTGGGCCCTGGGGGAGAAAAGCCATGGGTCAGTCATTGTCCTCTGAGGGGGGGCTCAAACAGGgacagaccaaggcaggagagctGTCGGTAACTTCCCCAGGCATAAATTAAACCCTGCAGGGACACCCAGAATTTGCACTTTCATTGACGCCCCTTGGGAGGGTCATTTCCTGGAAGTCCCCTAGGGCCTGGAGCTCAGGCAGACCTGTCTCACCCGCGCCCACCTAGATGGAGCGACCTTACCTGGGGCAGCTCCAGGGGCTGCTGTGCAGGGTGGTGGGGACCTGGCTGTACTGGAGCTGGTTCTACACCTGTGGAGAGAGCAGAGTGTGCAGGTGAAAGCCCTTGTCATGCAGGATGCCCTTGAGGGTTAAAGGTGCCACCGTGAGAAAGACCAAATGCAGAAGAAGCCAGGTACAGGACACCCGCCCACGGAGCTGCAGGAGGAAGCTCCCGACACTCTGGACAGCACAGCTGCTCATCTCATGATGTGATGGGACACAGGCTTCCTAGCAGGAGACTcaggatgaaaaagagaagatgccTCACCTGGCTGAGGACCCAGCTCCTCCACTTTCTGGCGTTTTGGGGCATTCGATTGCGTGCTGCTGGAGCTGTaggacagagagacacagtcagATTTCGGGCAGTTACCTGACGTCCAATTCCCCGAATCCCCACGAATTCACTCCACTTCCCTGCCTTTCATTCAAGGTCACGGACTCGTCATCCACTTCCTGTGAGACCTGCTCCCAATCTGTCCTAACTCCCAGCTGTTCTTGTTCTCACCCCATCTACCTGAGCTTCCCTGGGTGaagaaaaggcagggaaggagggtcgGTGCCCGCAGGGAGCAGTTTACCCTTTCAGGAGCTCACGCAGGCGAGAGTTAGAAACCTCTCCTTGGGTGTGAGGACCTGGAGAAAGACGTTGAGATGCCGGAAATGTGGCACCTCTGTCTGTAGAGGTAACATAGGAACGGGGTCTTAGGAttccaagaaaagcaagaagagaggaaggaatttgtcagacatgatggcacacgcctataatcccagcactttgggaggccgaggtaggaggattgcttgagtccaggagtttgagagcagcctgggcaacatggtgaaacctagtctctactaaaaatacaaaacattagtggggcacggtggtgcacgcctgtggtctcacctactcaggaggctcaggcgggaggatggcctgagactcagaggtggagcctgcagtcagctaaaaccgcgccactgcactccagtgtggaccatcggagtgagacgctgtctcaataaaataaatcagtaaataatacaaatataaaaattaaaaattaaaaaagggggaaactgctctttctttttttcctcagtagatcatgaactcctgacatcaggtcctACAATCTCCCTTCTTGCAGACCACAGAGCCCATTCCCTGTGGAGCTGGTTGGGTGGATTGAAAGTGGGGCTGCCCTGAGATATGTGTGTGGTTGGGTTGTAGAAGCCTTCCCAGCACCTTGTGATGACTTAGGGGCAACTCACTTCCCTCTTGCCCCAAATTCAAAACACCCAATCTCATGGCAGGTTCATgcgtctcctttcccttcccctctctctccaacacacacccacacaccccacaggcaGGTCACCCTGCAGGTGTCCCCAGCACATAGCAAAGCTCACCCGCTCTCTCCCGCGTGTTCGCTCTTGGATTCCGTGCAGGAATCACTGGGGCTTCTTGGGCGCCGGGAACCTTTCATGGTGAAAACTTCCAGGGTTCTCCAAGTCAGCCAATGCcagtgtttgtctgtgtcctgcaaagatttctttttggtttctggatCCTTTACTTAATTTGAGAGAGCGGTGTCAGCCCCAAAGCTGCTCCCGAAGACTTGCGCTGTGGAGCGACGGGGCCGTGGCCAGCCAGCGGCAGGTGCATCAGGCTCTGACAACTGAGCTCTTGGGGGAATCCTTTATACTGTCAACAGGGTGTGGAGCCAGGGGATTTGTCAGCAGGAACTGATGTGATTGGCTGTTCCCGGTATGACAATGGGAGGGGCCCTCAAGGAGGATTTAGCCATAGCTCAATCGATAGATGACCAATCAACAGAAGCTGCCTAATCCCATCAACAGGCGACCTgtttcctgccccctcccaaccTCTAGGTCTTGCCTAATAATGATAGACACTTGCTGTAATACCCAATTCATCTATCGCTCAAAGAGATTTTAATGtgtgccttttatattttcatgcaataaaaacatgttaactTTCACAGTGGCTGTCCTGGGGCATGTGATGTATATGAAATGAAGTGTCAAGGGAACAGAAGCGGAAGGAAATTCACAAGCATCTCCGAGCGACTCTCCTTGAAttcctgccattttttctaaatcagctgccttctttcttcctatccAAGTAAGAAGGTGCTGTAGGAGTTCAATCTAAGAGCATTTGACAAATACTGCTGCGAATCTCACGATGACCCGAAGGAAACTTGGATTGGATTTCTGAATGTGCTaagaaagcgtgtgtgtgtgtgtgtgtgtgtgtgtgtgtttaaccaggatgaagtggctgttcctggggtgcagacccttctttgaatggagaaagtccattggtgttaactcattgtgttttcggtggatattttctctttctatctttccttttcttctttctttcagatattttctccttccttcctgcctcccaccctccctccatcacttcccttcctccctccctaagtcccttccctccctgcctccctccgtccctccctccgtccctccgtcccttcctgcctccctccctccatccctgcgtctctccctcgctccctccctttgtccctccctccctctgtccctccctccctccctccttccgcacttcctttcttcctcccttccccttccctgcttccttacttccttccttccctcctccctcccttccttccttccttccttccttccatctggggTGTAAAAACAATTGGTGAATAGGAGAATTATGGAATAACTGCCTCAGACATTTATGCAGTTCTCATCTCATTCTGCACACACAGAAGACCGTCTTGGCCTCAtctccttgattttcaaaatggacATTCTAAAATCCAGGAGACTGGATGTATCATTTCTAGGCCAAATCGTGAAAGAAAACGTGCAAGAGTTTCATGTGGTCTTCATCTCTGTGATCAGAATTGAGGAAGGCAGGAGTTTTAGATGGTGCATCACCAAGATCGTGGTGATTCCATTATCACTACCCTTGTAACCTGTGACCACCTGTAATCGTTATGAGATATCCAATCCGAGATAGgtgttaatatttactgtattaatatctTGGGCTAGGAGTGATGGctaatgcctgtgatcccagtactttgggaggcaaaggcaggaggctggcttgagcccaagggcccaggaggtagagaccagccaggacaacgtaGCGagtccccacctctacaaaaaatttaaaaatcagccaagtgtggtggtaagtgcctgtagtcgcaggtatttcagaaggtgaagtgggaggatcgcttgagcctgggatgtcaaggctgcagagagccgagatcgtgccactcaacttcagcctgggcaacagagcaagcctgtgtctcaaaaagaaaaggttttttcctttagGCTTAAATTTTAACCCTCAAACCTCCAATGTGAAGGTATTAGCAGGTGGGGCCATTGGGAGATGATGAGattatgaaggtggagccctcgtagatgggattagtgcccttctgaAAGTGACAGAAGAGAGCTCGCCAGCACCTTCCatgagaggagacagggaggataTGACAGTCTCCAACctggaagagggtcctcaccagacccagataatgctggcaccctcatcttggacttccagcctccagaactgtgataaacacatgtccgttcttaaaaagaaaatgtgtggaaaGCAATGTTAATGTTCCCAATCGCTTTTAGTACATTCTTTCCTTAACTATATCTTAATACATAGTTGTGTTGAATGGCCTAGTTTGTAATGTTAGAATATTCATGttagtgaattaataaatacatcagtAAAGAATACTGTCCAGGGTGGAATGgtcgttcacccctgtaatcccagcacattgggaggccaagggggccagtcatctgaagtcgggagttcaagatcagcctgaccaacatggagaaaccctgactctactaaaaatacaaatcagcctgtcatagtggcacgtgcctttaatcccagctactcgggaggctgaggcaggagaatcacttga
Proteins encoded in this window:
- the LOC134732126 gene encoding proline-rich protein 23D1-like isoform X1 → MAFLPQGPQLPHRKLIIVVLEPGMLLHLRLGEEVLLLDPQGALRLSLVSVLLLVVPEQVLMSLKDLLYPAHARWLLFTSTETVWEIDIENGSVRAQRAENVCVAPSVKESEAPQGFLPVMGPPSNLVHGIGPSSRRVLYLKPCYRAAVPQGSSQMPKPRPWRQALPEEFNLDLHGLEPLPNSALRPLPPSPSPEPTICHEVLWRPMCKARRRLFSG
- the LOC134732126 gene encoding proline-rich protein 23D1-like isoform X2; its protein translation is MLLHLRLGEEVLLLDPQGALRLSLVSVLLLVVPEQVLMSLKDLLYPAHARWLLFTSTETVWEIDIENGSVRAQRAENVCVAPSVKESEAPQGFLPVMGPPSNLVHGIGPSSRRVLYLKPCYRAAVPQGSSQMPKPRPWRQALPEEFNLDLHGLEPLPNSALRPLPPSPSPEPTICHEVLWRPMCKARRRLFSG